In Halopelagius inordinatus, a single genomic region encodes these proteins:
- a CDS encoding YihY/virulence factor BrkB family protein, protein MVSLSGAKRTGKHIASDFSNKNVTFMAAGIAYNAFVSLVPMLLLVLLVVSSFGGGLEDRLIVLAERSLPGPIAGVITSVFVGESAAGASAIGLVVLVWGTLKIFRGLDTAFSEIYETVDENSIVDQIKDGLVVLVALVVAVVATAGASIAFAWLSDQIPYIGVLTPLVLVGGLLLAFLPMYVRFPDADLGWRDALPGAAFAAVGWAALQALFQVYLSFKGGGSEGFFGGVIVVVTWLYFSGMVLLLGAVINSVVTGESSGRAGGVGTGASGYETRREGELDPDEFARYLTELREDVTGRYEEMRPAVGAESEDRRPRPRGNVELVEQSKPNGDEEEWSVAFRWQSPADDSDREQTPAPADD, encoded by the coding sequence ATGGTCAGTCTCTCCGGCGCTAAACGGACGGGAAAACACATCGCCTCGGACTTCTCGAACAAGAACGTGACGTTCATGGCGGCCGGTATCGCCTACAACGCGTTCGTCTCGCTGGTTCCGATGTTACTCCTCGTGCTCTTGGTCGTCTCGTCGTTCGGCGGCGGCCTCGAAGACCGACTTATCGTACTCGCCGAGCGTTCCCTCCCGGGACCCATCGCGGGCGTGATCACGAGCGTGTTCGTCGGCGAAAGCGCCGCCGGTGCGTCGGCGATCGGACTCGTCGTGCTCGTGTGGGGGACGCTGAAGATATTCCGCGGCCTCGACACCGCTTTCTCGGAGATATACGAGACGGTCGATGAGAACTCCATCGTCGACCAGATAAAAGACGGCCTCGTCGTCCTCGTCGCCCTCGTGGTCGCAGTCGTCGCGACGGCGGGCGCGAGCATCGCCTTCGCGTGGCTCTCGGACCAGATTCCGTATATCGGCGTCCTGACGCCCCTCGTCCTCGTCGGCGGACTGTTACTTGCGTTTCTCCCGATGTACGTTCGGTTTCCGGACGCGGACCTCGGGTGGAGAGACGCGCTCCCCGGCGCGGCGTTCGCGGCGGTCGGATGGGCGGCGCTGCAGGCGCTGTTTCAGGTGTATCTCTCGTTCAAAGGCGGCGGGTCGGAGGGCTTTTTCGGCGGCGTCATCGTCGTCGTCACGTGGCTGTACTTTTCGGGGATGGTCCTGCTTCTCGGCGCGGTGATAAACTCAGTCGTCACCGGGGAGTCCTCGGGGCGCGCCGGCGGCGTCGGAACGGGGGCGTCCGGGTACGAGACGCGGCGAGAGGGGGAACTGGACCCGGACGAGTTCGCCCGATATCTCACGGAACTTCGCGAGGACGTGACCGGCCGCTACGAGGAGATGCGTCCGGCCGTCGGCGCGGAGAGCGAAGACAGACGCCCGCGTCCGCGCGGTAACGTCGAGTTGGTCGAACAGTCGAAACCGAACGGCGACGAAGAGGAGTGGTCCGTCGCGTTCCGGTGGCAGAGTCCGGCCGACGACTCGGACCGAGAGCAGACGCCCGCGCCCGCGGACGACTGA